One genomic window of Halococcus sediminicola includes the following:
- a CDS encoding glycosyltransferase family 4 protein translates to MSRSVLIDASPLGGGVSGAGRYAYELLDALLPMAERLRFEIIAPPADKRNWNISHWSNQENVTITPADIRGVGPRRQLYFLRHSFEYDLFHALSSYLPLFVRGQSLVTVHDLKYVHFPSYFRGLGTLKHRYITSMIRRSVRSADHILAVSDHARSDIVSEFGIDGGKITVVPHGPGGIQTATDESPPIDGPYLFFVGSLRPHKNLETLVDAYIELRSRTGETAAKLAIAGAEYGNSLTELRERIPEPYRNDVEFLGRVDDETLAALYAHATAFVYPSLYEGFGLPPLEAMAHGTPVIASDRTSIPEVVGDAGVYIDPTNRNDLADALERVLTSQSLRECLRERGQQRYQEFSWERTARETLAVYEQLLWN, encoded by the coding sequence ATGTCACGATCCGTTCTCATCGATGCGAGCCCTCTCGGCGGAGGAGTCTCCGGAGCGGGTCGATACGCCTATGAACTCCTGGATGCGTTGCTACCGATGGCTGAACGGCTTCGATTCGAGATCATCGCTCCACCAGCAGACAAGCGGAACTGGAACATCTCTCACTGGTCGAACCAGGAGAACGTCACCATAACCCCGGCCGACATCAGGGGTGTCGGACCTCGACGACAGTTATACTTCCTCAGACATTCGTTCGAGTACGACCTGTTTCATGCGCTGTCATCGTATCTGCCGCTGTTCGTTCGCGGACAGTCACTTGTCACTGTTCACGATTTGAAATACGTCCACTTCCCCTCGTACTTTCGCGGTCTGGGGACTCTCAAACATCGATACATCACCTCCATGATCCGCCGGAGCGTGCGTTCCGCGGATCACATTCTTGCTGTCTCGGATCATGCTCGTTCTGATATCGTCTCGGAGTTCGGCATCGACGGCGGGAAAATCACGGTCGTTCCGCACGGTCCCGGTGGCATACAGACTGCTACCGACGAGTCGCCGCCAATCGACGGTCCGTATCTGTTCTTCGTTGGTTCGCTGCGCCCGCACAAAAACCTCGAAACACTCGTGGACGCCTATATCGAACTCCGTTCTCGAACCGGCGAAACGGCCGCGAAACTGGCTATCGCCGGGGCAGAGTACGGCAACAGCCTCACGGAACTGCGGGAGCGAATACCCGAACCATACCGAAACGATGTCGAATTTCTTGGTCGAGTCGACGACGAGACGCTGGCGGCGCTGTACGCACACGCTACTGCGTTCGTGTATCCCTCACTCTACGAGGGATTCGGGTTGCCGCCGCTCGAAGCGATGGCTCATGGAACGCCTGTCATCGCCTCCGACCGGACCTCGATTCCCGAGGTCGTCGGCGACGCCGGCGTTTATATTGATCCAACGAACAGAAACGACCTCGCCGATGCACTAGAGCGCGTACTGACCTCGCAATCGCTGCGCGAGTGTCTACGTGAGCGTGGCCAGCAGCGCTATCAGGAGTTCTCGTGGGAGCGAACGGCGCGTGAAACGTTGGCAGTTTATGAACAACTACTATGGAATTGA
- a CDS encoding alkaline phosphatase family protein, translating into MNTRTRLRRALDNPMLFLRQINRLYHRRFGRRGHNTDGIDIFAEDWDTLCILDACRYDMFARCSKLPGQLERRQSRGSATTEFLTANLDGRDLTDTVYVTANPQLYQNRESIAVDFHDVIHVWREEGWDEEYGTVLPETVTEYALRAAEKYPDKRLVVHYMQPHYPFIDSETDFDKGHLTGARQENVWNQLLLGTLAAEREDVWRIYEANLERALPHVETLLRNLEGKTVVTADHGNMVGERAFPLPIREWGHPRGIYTPELVSVPWLVHESGPRREIRADDAEVQSEQVTDEVVADRLRQLGYAE; encoded by the coding sequence ATGAACACTCGTACACGGTTGCGCCGGGCGCTCGACAATCCGATGCTCTTTCTCCGTCAGATAAACCGACTCTACCACCGACGGTTCGGCCGCCGCGGCCACAACACCGACGGTATCGATATCTTCGCGGAGGACTGGGACACTCTCTGTATCCTCGACGCCTGTCGGTACGATATGTTCGCGCGCTGTTCGAAACTACCGGGCCAACTCGAACGCCGACAGTCGAGAGGGTCAGCGACCACTGAGTTCCTCACAGCGAACCTCGACGGCCGTGACCTCACGGACACCGTGTACGTGACTGCCAACCCACAGCTCTACCAGAATCGGGAGTCGATAGCCGTCGACTTCCACGACGTGATTCACGTCTGGCGCGAGGAGGGCTGGGACGAGGAATATGGTACCGTGCTCCCTGAGACCGTCACCGAGTACGCGCTGCGTGCGGCGGAAAAGTATCCGGACAAGCGCCTCGTAGTCCACTACATGCAGCCCCACTACCCGTTCATCGACTCGGAGACCGACTTCGACAAGGGCCACCTCACCGGTGCGCGACAGGAGAACGTCTGGAACCAGTTGCTGCTGGGAACGCTCGCCGCCGAGCGCGAGGATGTCTGGCGCATCTACGAGGCGAACCTGGAGCGCGCGCTGCCACACGTCGAAACACTGCTAAGGAATCTCGAGGGGAAGACGGTCGTCACGGCCGACCACGGCAACATGGTGGGTGAGCGCGCGTTCCCATTGCCGATCCGCGAGTGGGGCCATCCCCGTGGTATCTACACTCCGGAACTGGTGTCGGTGCCGTGGCTGGTCCACGAATCCGGCCCGCGCCGAGAGATACGGGCCGACGACGCCGAAGTCCAGTCCGAGCAGGTAACCGATGAGGTAGTCGCCGACCGCCTGCGCCAGCTCGGCTACGCCGAATAA
- a CDS encoding NTP transferase domain-containing protein has translation MEAIVLAAGEGSRMGERTAELPKLFLEVSGRPLYEHQLTRLAPHCDRITVVLGHGFDDDTAPESAFDTGDIAADTDVEFVVIDEWATTENSYTARTALERIDDEDVLLVCGDVVFTESIIDDIVQTYENDLRDDGFSGVGVVEGIQDEMTAVRWNDEDVITEYGAIEGHQEVGLFVLNAAHRERAIEILDGEENDWFPIIFENVPSKPIRVDDDERHEINTPAHLRAAREKWSERAEQSAPER, from the coding sequence ATGGAAGCGATAGTGCTGGCTGCCGGTGAGGGGTCGAGGATGGGTGAACGAACCGCTGAACTGCCGAAACTCTTCCTGGAAGTCAGCGGACGCCCGCTCTACGAACACCAACTCACTCGTCTCGCCCCGCATTGCGATCGAATCACGGTCGTACTCGGACACGGCTTCGACGACGACACTGCGCCGGAATCGGCCTTCGACACGGGTGATATCGCTGCGGACACCGACGTGGAGTTCGTAGTCATCGACGAGTGGGCGACGACCGAGAACAGCTACACGGCGCGCACGGCGCTCGAACGCATCGACGACGAGGACGTACTGCTGGTGTGTGGCGACGTGGTGTTCACAGAGTCGATTATCGATGATATTGTGCAGACCTACGAGAACGACCTCCGTGACGACGGCTTCAGCGGCGTCGGCGTGGTGGAGGGCATCCAAGACGAGATGACCGCCGTGCGCTGGAACGACGAGGATGTCATCACCGAGTACGGGGCCATCGAAGGCCATCAGGAGGTCGGTCTGTTCGTGCTCAACGCCGCCCACCGCGAGCGAGCCATCGAAATCCTCGACGGCGAGGAGAACGACTGGTTCCCGATAATCTTCGAGAACGTGCCCTCGAAACCGATTCGTGTCGATGACGACGAGCGCCACGAGATAAACACGCCGGCTCACCTCCGCGCTGCACGGGAGAAGTGGAGTGAGCGAGCCGAACAGTCGGCTCCGGAGCGATAG
- a CDS encoding UDP-N-acetylglucosamine 2-epimerase, producing MDASPTIYEDRLATQMDRDDFVLAVVTATKPDFYKQAPVVAAADANNLPCFVIHTGQHYDDVLGHGLEEYGLEPYIAADFGIRGDLSQKTAEMMLAVKKLAVKLNEWSNTTVLPMVHGDTHAAAIFPQAWMFATNQQVAHNEAGLRGMAPAYETTADPEAVIREQWDGEWHVERTEPFPEQYDTFIGSAASIYQFAPIELNREHLEREGYPNEVDGQERIPVVGNSVVDAIEMKSTQDGESVFDVYPALEARDDWIRVDIHRRANLLPERFTAIVEGVIGLVERGYNVNFVELTATEQALRNYGYRDRLQRLADERENFLFTGLWKKHAHVYEFLTSGQCLAEFTDSGSMQEELNHIEEALCLTARFNTDRPETVFNANTNLLVPPTDGEFVTDMITHIAETDAVRERMHSGEKLYGSNVGERIVEFLKTHNNDRVFDWTHERLGFEAGGDSEFEYL from the coding sequence ATGGATGCGTCCCCGACGATCTACGAAGATCGCCTCGCCACGCAGATGGATCGTGACGATTTCGTTCTCGCGGTTGTGACAGCGACGAAGCCAGACTTCTACAAACAGGCGCCGGTCGTCGCCGCCGCCGACGCCAACAACCTCCCCTGCTTCGTGATCCACACCGGTCAGCACTACGACGACGTACTCGGCCACGGTCTCGAAGAATATGGTCTCGAACCCTACATCGCGGCCGACTTCGGCATCCGGGGTGATCTGAGCCAGAAGACCGCCGAGATGATGCTTGCGGTCAAGAAACTGGCAGTGAAGCTCAACGAATGGTCCAATACGACCGTTCTCCCGATGGTCCACGGAGACACCCACGCCGCGGCCATTTTCCCACAGGCATGGATGTTCGCCACAAATCAGCAGGTCGCGCACAACGAGGCCGGTCTCCGTGGAATGGCGCCAGCCTACGAGACGACTGCCGACCCCGAAGCGGTCATCAGGGAACAGTGGGACGGCGAATGGCATGTCGAGCGGACCGAGCCATTCCCCGAACAGTACGATACCTTCATCGGCTCCGCGGCCTCGATCTACCAATTCGCGCCCATCGAATTGAACCGCGAGCATCTCGAACGCGAGGGCTACCCCAACGAGGTGGACGGTCAAGAGCGCATTCCGGTGGTTGGCAATTCGGTGGTTGATGCCATTGAGATGAAAAGCACCCAGGATGGGGAAAGCGTCTTCGACGTTTACCCCGCACTGGAGGCGCGCGACGACTGGATTCGCGTTGACATCCACCGTCGGGCGAACCTTCTACCCGAGCGATTCACTGCTATCGTCGAGGGCGTAATCGGCCTCGTCGAGCGCGGCTACAACGTCAACTTCGTCGAGTTGACCGCCACCGAGCAAGCCCTGCGCAACTACGGATACCGCGATCGCCTTCAGCGATTGGCTGATGAGCGCGAAAACTTCCTTTTCACTGGGCTTTGGAAGAAGCACGCCCATGTCTACGAATTTCTCACCTCTGGGCAATGTCTCGCCGAGTTCACTGACTCCGGGAGCATGCAGGAAGAACTCAACCATATCGAGGAGGCACTTTGCCTCACTGCCCGCTTCAACACCGACCGCCCGGAAACAGTTTTCAACGCAAACACGAACCTCCTTGTTCCGCCAACCGATGGTGAGTTCGTTACCGACATGATCACCCACATCGCCGAGACGGACGCAGTACGTGAACGCATGCACTCGGGCGAGAAGCTCTACGGTAGCAACGTGGGCGAACGCATCGTCGAGTTCCTCAAAACCCACAACAATGACCGGGTCTTTGACTGGACTCACGAGCGGCTCGGCTTTGAAGCCGGTGGCGATTCCGAGTTTGAGTATCTGTGA
- a CDS encoding CDP-glycerol glycerophosphotransferase family protein, which produces MALTRGPDGSADNGWLSRLLLWLRAGHSYVRTAGTFLFFGVLFVCSLVWPRDERLWVFGARGGEAFLDNSKHLYLHVLESCPNVRPVWLAKDNELVAELDSHGYEAYHAHSARGTYLNLRAELVFVSHGVADVNRWCCGGATVVGLWHGVALKQLGWDHGYGTGSLPWRLLQRCKRAITDRYSYFTVTSEAMIEPFVSAFRFDPERVVVTGYPRNDALVDGEAVPGLAADERVREMLASLPSESDVLLYLPTYHAATEEYVLDHLDLSMLDEFLRRIDAYLLVKLHPSERLDTDFTAFDRLVPLPGTADAYSILPETDALITDYSSVYFDYLLLDKPIVFYPFDLDDYRSERGFYLDYETVTPGPIASDFEELCSSLEAVLTDDEYAAEREAVRNRFMQLPDVNRSATVCRQFASSEPSDTSVAEHDRIP; this is translated from the coding sequence ATGGCTCTCACGAGAGGTCCTGACGGGTCGGCGGACAATGGCTGGCTATCGAGACTACTCCTGTGGTTGCGGGCGGGACACTCGTACGTTCGAACCGCCGGAACGTTCCTCTTCTTCGGGGTGCTGTTCGTCTGCTCGCTGGTCTGGCCGCGGGACGAACGGCTGTGGGTGTTCGGCGCGCGCGGTGGCGAAGCGTTCCTCGACAACTCGAAACACCTCTATCTCCACGTCCTCGAATCGTGTCCGAACGTGCGGCCGGTCTGGCTCGCAAAGGACAACGAACTGGTCGCGGAACTCGACTCACACGGCTACGAGGCCTATCACGCCCACTCGGCCCGCGGAACTTACCTCAATCTCCGGGCCGAACTCGTGTTCGTCAGCCACGGCGTCGCGGACGTGAACAGGTGGTGCTGTGGTGGGGCCACTGTCGTGGGACTCTGGCACGGCGTCGCGCTGAAACAGCTCGGTTGGGACCACGGTTACGGAACCGGTTCGCTCCCATGGCGACTACTTCAGCGCTGCAAGCGCGCCATCACGGACCGGTATAGCTACTTCACGGTAACGAGCGAGGCGATGATCGAGCCGTTCGTCTCGGCTTTCCGGTTCGACCCCGAACGAGTCGTCGTTACCGGCTACCCACGGAACGACGCGCTCGTGGACGGTGAAGCGGTGCCTGGTCTCGCGGCCGACGAGCGCGTGCGTGAGATGCTCGCTTCGCTCCCTTCAGAAAGCGACGTACTCCTCTATCTGCCTACGTACCATGCCGCCACAGAGGAGTACGTCCTTGACCACCTCGACCTCTCGATGCTCGACGAATTCCTCCGAAGAATCGACGCTTACTTGCTGGTGAAGCTCCACCCGAGTGAACGTTTAGACACCGATTTCACGGCGTTCGACAGGCTCGTGCCGCTACCGGGGACGGCGGACGCCTACTCGATTCTGCCCGAGACCGACGCACTGATCACCGACTACTCCTCGGTATATTTCGATTACCTGCTTCTCGACAAACCCATCGTGTTCTACCCGTTCGATCTGGACGATTATCGCTCGGAGCGCGGGTTCTATCTCGACTACGAGACGGTCACGCCCGGCCCAATCGCCAGCGATTTCGAGGAACTGTGTTCGTCCCTCGAAGCCGTCCTCACTGACGACGAGTATGCCGCCGAGCGCGAAGCGGTGCGAAACCGATTCATGCAGTTGCCGGACGTAAATCGATCGGCAACCGTCTGCCGACAATTCGCTTCGTCCGAACCAAGCGATACATCCGTCGCCGAGCATGATCGGATACCGTGA
- a CDS encoding alkaline phosphatase family protein: METPPRRWLRESAEETWREYQKNGLAGASHGLTNAWQDFFVQMNRQYVQRRGNPGDSIYSRDWDVMLVLDDTRVDIMHEVADEYDFITGIDTFRSLGSKSPDWMERNFDDDHPKETARTAYVTGNPHSRMFDGSEFAFFDEVWRYAWDEDLDTIPARALTDRAVETWRGRSEEMDRMVVHYMQPHDPFVPDAELGTYGGVDSFGREGFGNLWSLTGYTVPRERVWQAYRDNLRYVLDDVALLLENLDAERVVITADHGHAAGELGLWGHPSDLLLPCVREVPWVEASAVDRGTHEPSLERPDDIAATDADEAVVRDRLRDLGYAE, translated from the coding sequence ATGGAAACCCCACCGAGGCGCTGGCTCCGCGAGTCGGCTGAAGAGACGTGGCGAGAGTACCAAAAGAACGGTCTTGCCGGTGCTAGCCACGGATTGACGAACGCGTGGCAGGATTTCTTCGTCCAGATGAACCGCCAGTACGTCCAGCGGCGCGGAAATCCCGGTGATTCGATCTACAGCCGCGACTGGGACGTAATGCTCGTCCTCGACGACACGCGCGTCGACATCATGCACGAGGTCGCCGACGAGTACGACTTCATCACAGGAATCGATACGTTCCGCTCGCTCGGAAGCAAATCTCCCGACTGGATGGAGCGAAACTTCGACGACGACCACCCGAAGGAGACGGCCCGAACAGCCTACGTGACCGGCAATCCTCATTCGCGGATGTTCGATGGCTCGGAATTCGCGTTCTTCGATGAGGTCTGGCGGTATGCATGGGACGAGGACCTCGACACCATTCCGGCCCGCGCACTCACCGACCGTGCGGTTGAGACGTGGCGAGGGCGCAGCGAGGAAATGGACCGGATGGTCGTCCACTACATGCAGCCACACGACCCGTTCGTGCCGGACGCGGAACTCGGCACGTACGGCGGCGTCGATTCGTTCGGCCGGGAGGGATTCGGGAACCTTTGGTCACTGACGGGCTATACGGTCCCACGCGAGCGGGTCTGGCAGGCCTACCGCGACAACCTGCGATACGTCCTCGACGATGTCGCATTGCTGTTGGAGAACCTCGACGCCGAGCGGGTAGTCATCACGGCCGACCACGGCCACGCCGCCGGCGAACTCGGTCTGTGGGGCCATCCATCCGATTTACTCCTGCCGTGTGTGCGGGAGGTCCCGTGGGTCGAAGCCAGCGCGGTCGATAGGGGGACACATGAACCGAGCCTCGAGCGACCCGACGACATCGCGGCGACCGACGCCGACGAGGCGGTGGTCCGCGACCGACTCCGCGACCTCGGCTACGCCGAATAG
- a CDS encoding glycosyltransferase: MSHTDHATAREPTLSVIIPVYNDPEGIRLTLESVTGQTYPTDEYEVLAVDNGSTDSTRDVIETYCERYPDLVTLLVENEVQGSYAARNEGIRNARGSLIAFIDADMTVRADWLESLAASHREHGWDYAGCEMATYTECVTWTARYDSLLRGFPVERYLRERNFVQTGCLTTTQEVFDAVGLFDARISSQADGEFGKRVHEAGFDQHFEPEITMYHPARETLRPWLKKQFRIGRGAVELRRYHPEHAESAHPLHPRQFLPLRPQGFYARLTDATDPTPHETAAFYAFDYASKLARAAGGLYEQYCVSPSAD; this comes from the coding sequence GTGAGCCACACAGACCACGCAACAGCGCGCGAGCCGACCCTTTCGGTCATTATTCCGGTGTACAACGACCCCGAGGGCATTCGGCTGACACTCGAATCCGTCACCGGACAGACCTATCCGACCGACGAGTACGAGGTCCTCGCCGTGGACAACGGCTCTACCGACAGCACCCGCGACGTCATCGAGACCTACTGCGAGCGCTATCCAGATCTCGTCACGCTGCTCGTCGAGAACGAGGTGCAAGGTTCCTACGCCGCCCGCAACGAGGGGATTCGCAACGCACGCGGGTCGCTCATCGCGTTCATCGACGCCGACATGACCGTGCGCGCCGATTGGCTCGAATCGCTCGCGGCCTCACACCGCGAGCACGGCTGGGACTACGCCGGCTGTGAGATGGCGACCTATACGGAGTGTGTGACGTGGACCGCCCGGTACGACAGCCTCCTGCGTGGGTTCCCCGTCGAGCGCTACCTCCGCGAGCGGAACTTCGTGCAGACTGGCTGTCTGACGACCACACAGGAGGTCTTCGATGCCGTCGGCCTCTTCGATGCCCGAATCAGCTCACAGGCCGATGGGGAGTTCGGCAAGCGCGTCCACGAGGCCGGATTCGATCAACACTTCGAGCCGGAAATCACGATGTACCATCCGGCGCGCGAGACGCTGCGGCCGTGGCTGAAAAAGCAGTTCCGCATCGGCCGGGGTGCCGTCGAACTCCGGCGCTATCACCCCGAACACGCCGAGAGCGCACACCCGCTCCATCCGAGACAATTCCTCCCATTGCGACCACAGGGCTTCTATGCGCGACTCACCGACGCCACCGACCCGACGCCCCACGAGACGGCCGCGTTCTACGCGTTCGATTACGCCAGCAAACTCGCGCGCGCCGCGGGCGGCCTCTACGAACAGTACTGTGTCAGCCCCTCGGCCGACTGA
- a CDS encoding glycosyltransferase — MRIGIMTNSFPKISETFVLDHITGMVDRDHDVSVFSLLPASGSVQHPAIQEYGILDRTTYVDTPDSLPIALFKTAANTAALAVNSPENLGIIVQIARERGVLEAGRFAYRAHRISQADLDVLHAHFGPVGRRAARFAQVGACDAFVVSFHGWGIRQADEHGEQIYTHLFDRADCILANTQYTRERLIEFGADPDIVRVHHVGIDPDRFQPDDRTHDSDVLTILTVARLHEAKGLEYGVLAANELSKRLKNVDVRYRIVGGGSLEDELRELIRENDVGDVVTLCGPMDQTGVIDELHSADVFLLPSLEEGFGRVLLEAQASELPIVASNVGGIPEAVSPDDSALLVPPRDTQTIIDRLEQLANDPSARATLGAAGRSYVRDNFDIEDLNDRLEALYAELV, encoded by the coding sequence ATGAGAATCGGAATAATGACGAACTCCTTTCCAAAAATATCAGAGACATTCGTTCTAGATCATATCACGGGCATGGTCGACAGGGACCACGACGTGTCCGTTTTCTCGCTGCTGCCGGCCAGCGGCTCGGTGCAACATCCCGCAATTCAGGAGTACGGCATTCTCGACCGGACTACGTACGTGGACACCCCCGATTCGCTTCCGATTGCTCTGTTCAAAACGGCCGCGAACACGGCTGCGCTTGCTGTGAATTCACCGGAGAATCTCGGTATCATCGTCCAAATCGCCCGAGAACGTGGTGTGCTGGAGGCAGGGCGATTCGCCTATCGGGCGCACCGTATCTCACAGGCCGACTTGGACGTGTTGCACGCCCACTTCGGACCAGTGGGACGACGAGCCGCACGGTTCGCTCAGGTCGGAGCGTGTGATGCGTTCGTTGTGAGTTTTCACGGCTGGGGCATCAGGCAGGCCGACGAGCACGGAGAACAGATATATACCCATCTCTTCGACCGTGCCGATTGCATTTTGGCGAACACCCAGTACACGCGGGAGCGACTCATTGAGTTCGGTGCCGACCCTGATATCGTTCGCGTTCACCACGTGGGTATCGACCCTGATCGGTTTCAACCGGACGACCGGACGCACGATTCGGATGTACTCACGATTCTCACGGTTGCCCGGCTCCACGAGGCGAAGGGACTCGAATACGGTGTTTTAGCGGCCAACGAACTCTCGAAGCGTCTCAAGAACGTCGACGTTCGGTATCGAATCGTCGGTGGCGGCTCGCTGGAAGACGAGTTACGAGAACTGATTCGGGAGAACGATGTCGGCGACGTCGTTACGCTTTGCGGGCCGATGGACCAGACGGGCGTCATCGACGAACTGCACTCCGCCGACGTGTTTTTGCTCCCGAGTCTGGAGGAGGGATTCGGGCGGGTCCTCCTCGAAGCCCAAGCGAGCGAACTCCCGATTGTGGCCTCGAACGTCGGTGGCATCCCGGAAGCAGTCTCTCCCGACGACTCCGCCCTGCTCGTGCCGCCACGGGACACGCAGACGATAATCGACCGACTGGAACAACTGGCAAACGATCCCTCCGCACGCGCCACACTCGGTGCTGCCGGACGGTCGTACGTCCGTGATAACTTCGACATCGAGGACCTCAATGACCGTCTGGAGGCGCTATACGCGGAACTGGTATAG
- a CDS encoding polysaccharide pyruvyl transferase family protein — protein MYSLEQIGKGLRRPAMAKREIRQQYQQMQTVLPHDVGIQGSYRTGNIGDRALGRTFSGQLTAMGYRPRTFGKNIEYSRAPVHVLGGGGVLHDWYGTDHLRRRLNFVSEGDAVIGVGVPGFKTDEGRELIRSGLANVELVTVRDEWSRDRLAPHYDGDIHVTACPTLIRHDPDVPSTGRTGVNFRRWFHLDPDVMSYYFDYDDVTDFDNARERYLETITRLCEELDDPVFIPFHEKDETFAHEHLDIEVLPYEFSVKKTLERVSAVDRMVATRYHSLVFAVICETPALAIAYEPKVSSLADRVGVPSYRPHTSIPVEFGSIANRDELRRTAERNFRLLDDACLSD, from the coding sequence ATGTATTCGCTCGAACAGATCGGAAAAGGACTGCGGCGGCCAGCGATGGCCAAGCGCGAGATTCGACAGCAGTACCAACAAATGCAGACGGTTCTCCCGCATGATGTCGGTATTCAGGGAAGCTACCGGACAGGGAACATCGGCGACCGAGCGCTCGGACGCACGTTTTCCGGCCAGCTCACTGCGATGGGCTACCGCCCCCGAACGTTCGGAAAGAACATCGAGTACAGTCGCGCGCCAGTCCACGTTCTCGGCGGCGGTGGTGTGCTCCACGACTGGTACGGCACCGATCATCTGCGCCGTCGGCTGAACTTCGTTTCGGAGGGTGATGCGGTGATCGGTGTCGGCGTCCCGGGCTTCAAGACCGACGAGGGCCGCGAGTTGATCCGCTCCGGTCTCGCGAACGTCGAGTTAGTCACTGTCCGCGACGAGTGGTCGCGCGACCGTCTCGCACCCCACTACGACGGCGATATTCACGTCACCGCCTGCCCGACGCTGATCCGTCACGACCCGGACGTGCCCTCGACCGGACGAACGGGCGTCAACTTCAGGCGGTGGTTCCATCTGGATCCGGACGTCATGTCGTATTACTTTGATTACGACGATGTGACGGATTTCGACAATGCACGGGAGCGATATCTGGAAACCATCACCCGACTCTGTGAGGAACTCGATGACCCGGTGTTCATCCCGTTTCACGAGAAGGACGAGACCTTCGCACACGAGCATCTCGACATCGAGGTCCTGCCGTACGAGTTCTCCGTGAAAAAGACACTCGAACGGGTGAGCGCCGTCGACCGGATGGTCGCAACGCGGTATCACTCACTGGTGTTCGCAGTCATCTGTGAGACGCCGGCGTTGGCAATCGCCTACGAACCCAAGGTGTCGTCGCTCGCCGATCGCGTTGGCGTTCCCTCATATCGACCACACACGTCCATCCCCGTCGAATTCGGCTCGATAGCGAACCGCGATGAACTCCGGCGGACCGCCGAGAGGAACTTCCGACTCCTCGATGACGCCTGTCTGAGCGATTGA